The genomic region TACCATCGATCTTCCCCTCCAGCAGGAAGCACTCCACGCTCCCAAGACGGTCTGGTTGGCGCATACTATTGCAATTAGTGGCGGGATGGGAAATATCCCCAAAATATTCATAACGAAAATGAGCCGGCCTCAACTCTTTTTTAAAAGCCGCCGGTACTTATTGTAATGTTCCGGATAATTACCGGGCACGAAAAAAATTATTTTTTATTTATGGGATAGCCTTCCTTCTCGGTAACGGTCTTGAACGCGGCCATCAGCTGGCGCGTGATCGGGCCGGGCTTGCCCGAGCCAATGGTCCGGCCGTCCACCCAGGTGATGGGCGCCACTTCGGCAGCGGTTCCCGTGCAGATCATCTCGTCCGCAGTGTAGAGATCGAAGTACCCGAGGTTCTGCTCCTTGACTGTGATGCCATGGGCCCGGGCAATCTCCAGCAGGACCATCCGCGAGATCCCGCGAAGGTTGTTGAGGGTCGGGGGCGTGAGGATCTCGCCGTTCTTGACAATGTACAGGTTGTCGCCCGAACCTTCGGAGATGTACCCGTTCGTGTCAAAGAAGATCGCTTCGTCCCCGCCCTTGTAGTTCGCTTCGATCTTGGCAAGGATGTTGTTGAGGTAATTGAGACTCTTCACGTTCGGCGGCAGGCATTCGGCCGGGTTGCGCCGGATCGAGACCGTGACTCCTTTGAGCCCCTTCTCGTACAGGTCGCCGTACATTGCGCCCCAGGTGACCGCGACGATGACAACCGATGCGACTTTGCACTTGCGGGGATCGAGGCCAAGGTCCCCGACCCCGCGGGTGACGATCGGCCGGATATACGCATCCGTGAGATTGTTTCTCCGGAGCGTCTCGCAGATGGCTTCCGTCATCTCCTCTTTGGTTATCGGGCACTGGAGATCGATGGTTTTCGCCGAATCATAGAGCCGGTCGATGTGCTCCTTGAGCCGGAACACCCGGCCATTGTAACAGCGGATGCCCTCAAAAACACCGTCGCCATAGAGGAATCCGTGGTCGAAGACAGAGATCCTGGCCTCTTCTTCCGGAAGGTACTTGCCGTCCTTGTAAATGATCATAGATGTGATTGGGGCGGCCGGGGTTTTGTAGTTTTTTCTTTTGTACGGCGGGTATGTCCGTGTGGTGCAGCACACATAACCTTGATATACATCCCGGGAGTTATCTCACACAACGAATGGCGTGGATTTTGGGAGCACGAGGTTTTGCATGGCTGAAAAGAAAACAGGACTGATTGAGGAGGCTGTTGCGGCCGGTCCCTCTTCGGTGGATCTCTTCCGCACGATCTTTGAACGTATCCAGACCGCAATCATGGTCGTTGATCCGGTTGCCCACAAAATTGTCGATGTCAATCCCTTAATGGAATCCCTTACCGGTTTTTCCCGGAACCAGCTGCTGGGCAATGGCTGCCAGGGATTCGTCTGCCCGGCCAAGTGCGGCGAATGCCCGGTCACCGACCTTCACAAGAATGTCCTGAACATCGAGCGCGAGATCATCAATGTAAAAGGCGTGCGGGTGCCGGTCATGAAGACCGTTGCGAAAGCAGAGATTGGCGGGAAAGAGTACTTAATCGAGAGCTTCACCGATATTACGGACCGGGTAAGGGCCGATGAACGCCAGCTCGCCCTCATCGTCTTTCTGTCGGAATCGATCCTGCGGGCAAAAAAACCGCTCGAACTGATGCAGGCTGACTTCCGCGAGCTCGCAGGACAGGTGGCAAGCGAAGATTACGATGCCGAGGATATCCGCATGCAGCTCCAGATGCACGCGAACAACCTTGGACAGATCCTGATAAATATCGAAGAACTCCAGAAGAACGCTGTTGAAGGCCGAACCTCCGATCTCCCCCTGGAGTACAGGGAATTTTTCGTCAGGAAGTGACCCTGAGTGGACATACCGCCAAAGACCACGGAGAGCCAGGAAAGCATGCTCTGCCTGATCCTCTCTGAACCGGAAAAAACCCAGGACATGAACCTGATGGTCATGAAGAGGATCATTGAGAGAGGCTGCATCCCCCTCATCGTCACGGTCAACAAGCCGACCAAAGTCCTTGCCAAGATGTACGCAAAGGAATCTATCAGCCCCGAATCCTATTACGTCATCGATGCCGTGACCCAGTATTCCGGCGGGGTATGTACACCCGGCCCCCGGGTGAAATATGTCACCAACCCCTCGAACCTCACGGATCTCGGCATTGCCATCACAGAACTCTTAAAGCAGATGCCGGAAGGAAGAAAATGCATCCTGTTCGACTCAGTGAGTATGCTGCT from uncultured Methanoregula sp. harbors:
- the ilvE gene encoding branched-chain-amino-acid transaminase, with protein sequence MIIYKDGKYLPEEEARISVFDHGFLYGDGVFEGIRCYNGRVFRLKEHIDRLYDSAKTIDLQCPITKEEMTEAICETLRRNNLTDAYIRPIVTRGVGDLGLDPRKCKVASVVIVAVTWGAMYGDLYEKGLKGVTVSIRRNPAECLPPNVKSLNYLNNILAKIEANYKGGDEAIFFDTNGYISEGSGDNLYIVKNGEILTPPTLNNLRGISRMVLLEIARAHGITVKEQNLGYFDLYTADEMICTGTAAEVAPITWVDGRTIGSGKPGPITRQLMAAFKTVTEKEGYPINKK
- a CDS encoding PAS domain-containing protein; translated protein: MAEKKTGLIEEAVAAGPSSVDLFRTIFERIQTAIMVVDPVAHKIVDVNPLMESLTGFSRNQLLGNGCQGFVCPAKCGECPVTDLHKNVLNIEREIINVKGVRVPVMKTVAKAEIGGKEYLIESFTDITDRVRADERQLALIVFLSESILRAKKPLELMQADFRELAGQVASEDYDAEDIRMQLQMHANNLGQILINIEELQKNAVEGRTSDLPLEYREFFVRK